From Kangiella sp. TOML190, one genomic window encodes:
- the gyrA gene encoding DNA gyrase subunit A, giving the protein MGEVAKEILPINIEDELKNSYLDYAMSVIVGRALPDVRDGLKPVHRRVLYAMDVLGNDFNKPYKKSARVVGDVIGKYHPHGDTAVYDTIVRMAQPFSLRYMLVDGQGNFGSVDGDSPAAMRYTEVRMDKMAHQLLADLDKETVDFEENYDGSESEPTVLPTRIPNLLVNGSSGIAVGMATNIPPHNLNEVVEGCLALIDNPDITLTELMEYIKGPDFPTAAIINGRAGIVDAYRTGRGKIYLRARSHIETDERSGKDSIVVTELPYQVNKARLLEKIAELVKDKKIDGITGLRDESDKDGMRMVIELRKGEVPEVVLNNLYAQSQMQNVFGINMVALDNGQPRLFNLKDALDAFVTHRREVVTRRTIYELRKAREKAHVLEGLAIALANIDEVIELIKQSPTPKEAKAELIARAWKPGQVSEMLARAGTEACRPEDLAAEFGFHDDVYRLSEAQAQAILDLRLHKLTGLEHDKILGEYKDLLGAIEELLHILMSTERLLEVIREELNQVKEEFGDERRSEILESKLDLTIADLISEEDVVVTLSHEGYVKYQALSEYKAQRRGGRGKSATKMKNEDFIEKLLVASTHDTILCFSSRGKVYWLKVFELPNAGRGSRGKPIVNVLPLEEGEKISAILPIREYKEDEYVFMATANGTVKKTSLEQFSRPRANGIIALTIMDDDELIGVAKTDGSNHVMMFSDAGKVIRFDEANVRAMGRTAKGVRGIRLLDGAKVIAMVVVEENGSVLTATENGYGKRTAMEDHPLRGRGGQGVISIQMSERNGAVVSAVPVIDGDEVMLISKGGTLIRTGVDDIRVMGRNTQGVRLIKLDDGENLVGLQRIVELEDDEEIDELADEVSSETEEAGEE; this is encoded by the coding sequence ATGGGTGAAGTCGCCAAAGAAATTCTTCCTATTAATATTGAGGATGAATTAAAAAACTCCTACTTAGATTATGCCATGAGCGTTATCGTCGGACGGGCTTTGCCAGACGTTCGGGATGGTTTAAAACCGGTTCACAGACGGGTTTTATACGCCATGGACGTGCTAGGTAATGATTTTAACAAGCCGTATAAAAAATCGGCTCGTGTGGTTGGTGATGTCATCGGTAAATACCACCCGCATGGTGACACTGCGGTTTACGATACTATCGTGCGGATGGCCCAGCCCTTTTCGTTACGCTATATGTTAGTAGATGGCCAAGGAAACTTTGGGTCGGTCGATGGTGATTCTCCCGCGGCGATGCGTTATACCGAAGTGCGAATGGACAAAATGGCGCACCAATTATTGGCGGATCTAGACAAGGAAACGGTTGATTTTGAAGAAAACTATGATGGCTCGGAAAGTGAGCCAACAGTTTTACCAACCCGTATTCCCAACTTGCTGGTCAATGGCTCCTCGGGTATTGCCGTCGGTATGGCGACCAATATTCCGCCGCACAACTTAAATGAGGTTGTAGAGGGCTGCTTAGCGCTGATTGACAACCCGGATATAACCTTGACTGAATTGATGGAATATATCAAAGGACCGGACTTCCCAACTGCGGCCATCATCAATGGCCGAGCGGGTATTGTCGATGCTTACAGAACGGGACGAGGTAAAATTTATCTGCGTGCCCGCAGTCATATCGAAACGGACGAAAGAAGTGGCAAAGATTCGATCGTGGTAACTGAACTGCCGTATCAAGTTAACAAAGCACGTTTGTTAGAAAAAATTGCCGAACTAGTCAAAGATAAGAAAATTGATGGCATTACTGGTTTGCGCGACGAGTCAGATAAAGACGGTATGCGCATGGTAATTGAGCTGCGTAAAGGTGAAGTGCCAGAAGTGGTATTGAACAATCTTTACGCCCAATCGCAAATGCAAAACGTTTTCGGTATTAACATGGTGGCTCTTGATAATGGTCAGCCACGTTTATTTAACCTTAAAGATGCTTTAGATGCCTTTGTGACTCACCGTCGTGAAGTTGTCACTCGCCGTACTATTTATGAACTGCGCAAGGCGCGGGAAAAAGCCCATGTTCTTGAAGGTTTAGCGATTGCGCTTGCTAATATCGATGAAGTGATTGAGCTTATCAAGCAGTCGCCAACGCCTAAAGAAGCGAAAGCGGAATTAATAGCGCGTGCTTGGAAACCAGGGCAAGTTTCTGAAATGTTAGCTCGTGCTGGAACCGAAGCTTGCCGACCAGAAGATTTAGCCGCTGAGTTTGGTTTTCATGACGATGTTTACAGGCTATCGGAAGCGCAAGCGCAAGCTATTTTGGATTTGCGTTTGCATAAGTTGACAGGGCTTGAGCATGACAAAATCTTGGGTGAATATAAAGATTTGTTAGGCGCTATCGAAGAGTTGTTGCACATTTTGATGAGCACTGAGCGTTTACTCGAAGTGATCCGCGAAGAACTTAATCAGGTAAAAGAAGAGTTTGGCGATGAACGCCGCTCTGAAATTTTAGAAAGTAAATTGGATCTAACCATTGCTGATCTGATTTCTGAAGAAGATGTGGTGGTTACCTTATCGCACGAAGGCTATGTTAAGTATCAAGCTTTATCCGAATACAAGGCGCAACGCCGCGGTGGTCGTGGTAAGTCAGCCACTAAGATGAAGAATGAAGACTTTATTGAAAAATTACTAGTTGCTTCTACCCATGACACCATTCTATGTTTTTCTTCTCGCGGTAAGGTGTATTGGCTCAAGGTATTTGAGTTGCCTAATGCTGGTCGTGGTTCGCGCGGCAAACCGATTGTGAACGTTTTGCCACTCGAAGAAGGCGAAAAAATTAGCGCTATCTTGCCAATTCGTGAGTATAAAGAAGATGAATACGTCTTTATGGCAACGGCTAACGGTACTGTGAAGAAAACTTCTTTAGAGCAATTCTCGCGTCCTCGTGCCAATGGCATTATCGCCTTAACCATTATGGATGACGATGAGTTAATCGGCGTGGCAAAAACTGATGGTAGTAACCATGTGATGATGTTCAGCGATGCGGGTAAAGTGATTCGATTTGATGAAGCTAACGTTAGAGCTATGGGGCGTACTGCAAAAGGGGTGCGCGGTATCCGTTTGTTGGATGGCGCTAAGGTCATTGCGATGGTGGTTGTTGAAGAAAATGGTTCAGTTTTAACCGCTACCGAAAATGGTTATGGTAAGCGTACCGCGATGGAAGATCATCCTCTGCGCGGTCGCGGTGGTCAGGGTGTGATTTCTATCCAGATGTCTGAACGAAATGGCGCGGTAGTCAGCGCAGTTCCTGTGATTGATGGTGATGAAGTGATGTTGATCAGTAAAGGTGGAACCTTGATTCGTACTGGGGTTGATGATATTCGCGTAATGGGCAGGAATACCCAAGGGGTTCGCCTGATCAAACTTGACGATGGTGAAAATCTAGTCGGGCTACAGCGAATTGTCGAGCTAGAAGACGATGAAGAAATCGATGAGCTTGCTGATGAAGTCTCATCTGAAACTGAAGAAGCTGGTGAAGAATAA
- a CDS encoding GGDEF domain-containing phosphodiesterase produces MFNTKQNQPQSLQNLLQILVPAASVDAAIKACLEFDNGDFLIQSLNIYSQANEQTHWSCQYTSNSNGLAEQACHFIDGFRASAYFDSQQQEAALRVIDNSVLPSEATAVCYQHQLSSELKMLVLAIVNSQATPILNHAALENIKLICSYLAEGLLVETLEQKLKECDYYLALEKKTSELYKDIFNHVGDALFYHAPNGKILNVNQQAVISLGYSKKELLTMNVKDIDVQVSEKTTLLREIRDDYKPGEPVAINSWHRRKDGSVFPVEVTVTLHGPENMLATVKDISQREYVRKELEKSRKKYKALINNAFDAIVVFDRDANINYASHSAYRLLEYDESFRAILNITEYFADSCKEKINSIWREVLASPENPVDIEELELKKFNGVDTLWVKATITNFLHDPDINGVVINFSDLTKEKMAVAELQNRKRLYEALVERSFDGVALYDVTGNMIFASDSSKNMLGYTDYEVMPTNALDYVYEADRSIPIKAWQDIADKPGKSVELKEYRLVARDGRLLWVQNTLTNLLADPSVKAIVSNFRDITKNKENEKTLHKIANYDNFTGLPNRNLLLKHLKNLIEKSSINKLSFGLICFDIASLNAINNAHGRSIGDKVILKLVDILQKNIKEEDFVAKTGDDEFAIVATDLNTYHLSRLSQTIINEFSQLLSVGDTQVKPNLKAGVSLYPKDAILGDKLISNAEVAVKKAKADGELFAFYQNYDSEQTRYRLNLEKDLHEAINNNDLKLVYQPVFDIASGNIYYCEALLRWMHPIRGPIDPNLFVKLAEETSLITSLSQWVIHSAIKQVAELRDQGLSLSVAINLSPKDIGRKNTASYIIETLKSYNLQGDSIHIEITESEEVRDLDFSISQIKELNQFGVKVILDDFGTGFSSISHLLQLPISGAKVDKSFVNKIDNDNSSKAKNFLSAIISLVQENELITIVEGVETAEQLKVLQAKPGILVQGFLFAKPQPIKELKAMLKKGKLDFNQLIN; encoded by the coding sequence ATGTTTAACACCAAGCAAAATCAACCGCAAAGCTTGCAAAATCTACTTCAAATTTTAGTTCCTGCGGCTTCCGTTGATGCAGCCATAAAGGCGTGCTTGGAATTTGATAATGGGGACTTTCTCATTCAGTCTCTAAATATCTACTCGCAAGCCAATGAGCAAACGCATTGGTCTTGCCAATATACATCTAATAGCAATGGACTTGCTGAGCAAGCATGTCATTTTATTGATGGTTTTAGAGCAAGCGCCTACTTTGATTCGCAGCAACAAGAAGCCGCTTTACGAGTTATCGATAACTCCGTATTACCATCTGAAGCCACAGCAGTTTGTTACCAGCATCAGCTTAGCAGTGAACTTAAAATGTTGGTGCTTGCAATCGTTAATTCGCAAGCAACGCCAATTCTTAATCATGCCGCTCTTGAGAATATTAAGTTGATCTGTAGTTATCTGGCCGAAGGGCTGCTAGTTGAAACGCTTGAGCAAAAACTCAAAGAGTGTGACTACTACTTAGCGCTGGAGAAAAAAACTTCCGAGCTGTATAAAGATATTTTTAATCATGTGGGTGATGCACTTTTTTATCATGCGCCGAATGGCAAGATCTTAAATGTGAATCAGCAAGCAGTGATTTCATTGGGATATTCTAAGAAAGAGCTGCTTACCATGAATGTAAAAGATATTGATGTTCAGGTTTCCGAAAAAACTACTTTGTTGCGGGAAATTCGCGACGATTATAAGCCTGGAGAGCCGGTTGCGATAAACAGCTGGCATCGTCGTAAAGATGGCAGCGTTTTTCCTGTTGAAGTCACGGTCACGTTGCACGGACCGGAAAATATGTTGGCAACGGTTAAGGATATTAGCCAAAGAGAGTATGTCAGAAAAGAATTGGAAAAGAGTCGGAAAAAGTACAAGGCATTAATTAACAATGCTTTCGACGCAATAGTCGTTTTCGATAGAGATGCCAATATCAATTATGCTTCACATTCTGCCTATAGATTACTTGAATATGACGAATCTTTTCGAGCAATTTTGAATATCACTGAATATTTTGCAGATTCTTGCAAAGAAAAAATCAATAGTATTTGGCGAGAAGTTTTAGCATCACCAGAAAATCCAGTCGATATTGAAGAACTGGAACTTAAGAAATTTAATGGTGTTGATACCCTATGGGTTAAGGCAACCATTACCAATTTTTTACATGATCCCGATATTAATGGTGTGGTGATTAACTTTAGTGATTTAACTAAAGAAAAAATGGCGGTAGCAGAATTACAAAACCGTAAACGCTTGTACGAGGCTTTGGTTGAGCGCTCTTTTGATGGCGTAGCCTTGTATGATGTGACTGGCAATATGATATTTGCCAGCGACAGCTCAAAAAATATGCTGGGTTACACCGATTATGAGGTTATGCCAACCAATGCCCTTGACTATGTTTATGAGGCGGACAGAAGTATTCCGATTAAAGCTTGGCAGGATATTGCTGATAAGCCCGGTAAGTCAGTCGAGCTTAAAGAATATCGGTTGGTGGCTCGGGACGGGCGTTTGCTTTGGGTGCAGAATACGTTAACCAACTTATTGGCTGATCCCAGTGTTAAGGCAATTGTGAGTAATTTTAGGGACATAACTAAGAATAAAGAAAATGAAAAAACATTACACAAAATCGCTAATTACGATAACTTTACCGGGCTGCCTAACCGAAATTTATTACTGAAACACCTTAAAAACTTGATTGAAAAATCTTCCATAAACAAATTATCTTTTGGCTTGATTTGTTTTGATATCGCCAGCTTAAATGCGATCAATAATGCGCATGGACGAAGTATTGGTGATAAGGTGATTTTAAAATTAGTCGACATTCTGCAAAAAAATATCAAGGAAGAAGACTTTGTTGCAAAAACCGGTGATGATGAATTTGCAATAGTTGCAACCGATTTAAATACTTACCATCTATCACGACTAAGCCAAACTATTATTAATGAGTTTTCTCAACTGCTAAGCGTTGGTGACACTCAAGTTAAGCCTAATTTAAAGGCTGGCGTTAGCCTTTACCCCAAAGATGCTATTCTTGGTGATAAATTAATTAGTAATGCTGAAGTGGCTGTAAAAAAAGCAAAAGCCGATGGTGAGCTGTTTGCGTTTTATCAGAATTACGATAGTGAGCAAACTCGTTATCGTTTAAATTTAGAAAAAGACTTGCACGAAGCGATTAATAATAACGATCTAAAGTTAGTTTATCAGCCGGTTTTCGATATTGCTTCGGGCAATATTTATTATTGTGAAGCCTTGCTAAGGTGGATGCATCCTATCCGTGGTCCAATAGATCCAAACTTGTTTGTTAAGCTTGCCGAAGAAACTAGTTTAATCACCAGTCTTAGCCAGTGGGTTATCCACTCAGCCATCAAGCAGGTTGCTGAACTCAGAGATCAAGGTTTGTCTTTGTCGGTGGCGATTAATTTGTCCCCAAAAGATATAGGTCGCAAAAACACAGCCTCTTATATTATTGAAACCCTCAAGTCCTATAATTTACAGGGTGATTCTATTCATATTGAAATTACCGAAAGTGAAGAGGTGCGTGATCTTGATTTTAGTATTTCGCAGATAAAAGAATTAAATCAATTTGGCGTGAAGGTGATTCTCGATGATTTCGGAACAGGTTTTTCTTCGATTTCTCACTTATTGCAACTACCCATTAGTGGCGCCAAGGTAGACAAGTCTTTTGTTAATAAAATTGATAATGACAATTCAAGTAAAGCCAAAAATTTCTTATCAGCAATTATTAGCTTAGTCCAAGAAAATGAACTCATCACAATTGTCGAGGGAGTCGAGACAGCGGAGCAATTGAAAGTATTACAAGCTAAGCCCGGAATCTTGGTCCAAGGCTTCTTATTTGCTAAACCGCAACCGATCAAGGAATTAAAAGCCATGCTAAAAAAAGGTAAACTTGATTTTAATCAGTTGATAAATTGA
- the ubiG gene encoding bifunctional 2-polyprenyl-6-hydroxyphenol methylase/3-demethylubiquinol 3-O-methyltransferase UbiG: MNTQNVDQHEISKFEQMASRWWDKSGDFKPLHDINPLRLGFILEHANGLTGKKVLDIGCGGGILTESMAKEGATVTGIDMGEMPLEVAKLHLLESQLEIDYQRSTAEEFAEQHAEQFDVVTCLEMLEHVPDPSSIIKACRKLVKPNGHVFFSTINRNPKSFLFAIVGAEYLLQMLPKGTHDFKKFIRPSELESWARPAGLSFEHMTGMHYNPLSKKYWLADNVDVNYIVHCLPQEISNSSSSKDA; encoded by the coding sequence ATGAATACGCAAAATGTAGATCAACATGAAATTTCTAAATTTGAGCAAATGGCTTCTCGTTGGTGGGATAAAAGTGGTGACTTTAAACCGCTTCATGATATCAATCCGCTACGCTTGGGCTTTATCCTTGAACATGCTAATGGCCTTACTGGCAAAAAAGTATTGGATATTGGCTGTGGTGGAGGAATTTTAACGGAGTCCATGGCGAAGGAAGGTGCAACAGTTACTGGAATCGACATGGGTGAAATGCCCTTAGAGGTAGCCAAGCTGCATTTACTTGAATCTCAGCTTGAAATCGACTACCAACGCAGCACCGCGGAAGAGTTTGCCGAGCAGCATGCAGAACAATTTGATGTGGTAACTTGCCTAGAAATGCTGGAACACGTGCCCGATCCAAGCTCCATCATCAAAGCCTGTCGCAAGCTAGTCAAGCCCAATGGTCATGTCTTTTTTTCGACCATTAACCGTAATCCTAAGAGTTTTTTATTTGCAATTGTTGGTGCGGAATACCTTTTGCAAATGCTGCCAAAAGGCACTCACGATTTCAAAAAATTCATCCGCCCTTCAGAGCTTGAATCTTGGGCCAGACCGGCAGGTTTAAGCTTTGAACACATGACCGGAATGCACTATAACCCCTTAAGTAAAAAGTACTGGCTAGCGGATAATGTTGATGTAAATTATATTGTCCATTGCTTACCTCAAGAAATCTCTAATAGCTCTAGCTCAAAAGACGCATGA
- a CDS encoding GGDEF domain-containing protein, giving the protein MKPFLLRLKRPGLVAAITLMAILLANLFNYFICIYFHGEFTRIDFLKSTFIPLMLAPMISWYLVGATFKLAVTERELKKLTTYDSLTQLFSRTAFLQRAEKLLQTANSEKKPFCIMALDLDYFKKINDNFGHDAGDYVLYKFGQLIKNLGISNHVCGRIGGEEFAFALIDMDIEDSQQFAELVRKKLANTILIYDSKEIKLTTSIGISSYQENLTSLNELMVQADKALYQAKRNGRNQTVTFTQSLNFKDSLQSPS; this is encoded by the coding sequence ATGAAACCATTTTTGTTGCGTCTAAAGCGACCAGGGCTAGTAGCAGCTATCACTCTTATGGCTATTCTTTTAGCCAATCTCTTTAATTACTTCATTTGCATCTACTTTCATGGCGAATTTACTCGCATTGATTTCCTTAAGTCAACTTTTATTCCGCTCATGCTTGCGCCTATGATTTCTTGGTATCTGGTAGGAGCCACTTTTAAGCTAGCCGTCACAGAAAGAGAGCTTAAAAAACTAACTACCTACGATAGCCTAACTCAGCTGTTTAGTAGAACAGCCTTTTTACAGCGAGCCGAAAAATTATTGCAAACAGCAAACTCAGAAAAAAAGCCATTTTGCATTATGGCATTGGACTTGGATTATTTTAAAAAAATAAACGATAACTTTGGGCATGATGCGGGAGATTATGTACTTTATAAATTTGGCCAATTGATCAAAAATCTGGGTATCAGCAATCACGTCTGCGGACGTATCGGCGGCGAAGAGTTTGCTTTTGCCTTAATAGATATGGATATCGAAGACTCTCAGCAATTTGCCGAGTTAGTACGAAAAAAATTAGCAAACACTATTTTAATTTATGACAGTAAAGAAATAAAACTGACTACCAGCATTGGTATTAGCAGTTACCAAGAGAATCTAACAAGCCTGAACGAACTGATGGTTCAAGCCGATAAAGCATTGTATCAAGCCAAGCGAAATGGCCGAAATCAGACTGTCACTTTTACCCAAAGCTTAAACTTCAAAGATTCGCTTCAAAGCCCTTCATGA
- a CDS encoding HAD-IA family hydrolase has product MSRSETAISQTIKHQVKAVYFDLDGTLLDTAPDMALALNIQLEKHRKAALPYPTIRPWVSHGAAALIKLGFGIRPEHSDFDSYRLEYLEIYQANLSVNTQLFSGMEKLLKALETRQIRWGVVTNKPEFLTIPLLKDLNLYHRSSSVISGDTIKPSKPSPTPLFLACSQDKVTPNQAIYVGDAIRDIHAAKSAGMLAIAAKYGYINPEDNFSAWPFDLAIASPEELFAHLNLS; this is encoded by the coding sequence ATGAGCCGTTCAGAAACCGCCATAAGTCAAACCATAAAACATCAAGTCAAGGCGGTCTATTTTGATCTTGATGGTACTTTGCTGGATACCGCTCCTGATATGGCGCTTGCACTCAACATTCAGCTTGAGAAGCATCGAAAAGCAGCCCTACCCTATCCAACCATTCGACCATGGGTATCGCACGGCGCAGCAGCTTTAATAAAGTTAGGTTTTGGCATAAGGCCTGAACATAGCGACTTTGACAGTTACCGTTTAGAGTACTTAGAAATTTATCAGGCCAATTTGTCGGTCAATACTCAGCTTTTTTCGGGGATGGAGAAACTACTAAAAGCTTTAGAAACCCGCCAGATAAGGTGGGGCGTGGTGACTAACAAACCTGAGTTTTTGACCATACCGCTACTGAAAGACTTGAATTTATACCATCGTTCTTCCTCAGTAATTAGCGGTGATACGATTAAACCTAGTAAGCCAAGCCCAACCCCGCTTTTTTTAGCCTGCTCGCAAGACAAGGTAACTCCTAATCAAGCAATTTATGTTGGAGATGCCATTCGGGATATTCATGCGGCTAAATCCGCTGGTATGCTGGCTATCGCCGCCAAATACGGCTATATCAATCCAGAGGATAACTTTTCGGCTTGGCCATTTGATCTGGCGATTGCTTCGCCAGAAGAATTATTCGCGCACTTAAATTTGAGTTGA
- the serC gene encoding 3-phosphoserine/phosphohydroxythreonine transaminase: MNKAVNNRSFNFSAGPAAIPTEVLQRAQAELLNWNQQGCSVMELGHRTPQFQALLDQTEADLRQLLKVPEHYKVLFLHGSASHQFAMVPMNFLAPNDSANYLEQAHWSKKAIKEAQAFGTIHVQTAFEQTDAGLGIVSESNWQLDDSAKYLHFTSNETIVGVQFSQEPQQFRGKLVCDMCSDILSRPIDIEQYALIYAGAQKNIGPSGMTLVIVREDLFEQMQTQRVPSLYQYPLMAKHGSLYNTPPSFGIYLAGLVFQWLLEQGGVEAMEKRNQQKAQMLYDFIDSSDFYHSPVAADSRSLMNVAFTLRQPELDPMFLEQAKAAGLTALKGHRDFGGMRASLYNAMPIEGVKKLIDFMKGFEANL, translated from the coding sequence ATGAATAAGGCTGTTAATAATCGCTCTTTTAACTTTTCGGCGGGTCCTGCGGCTATTCCAACCGAGGTGTTACAGCGGGCTCAAGCGGAGTTATTAAACTGGAATCAACAGGGCTGTTCGGTAATGGAGTTGGGTCATAGAACGCCGCAATTTCAAGCCCTGCTGGATCAAACCGAAGCAGATTTAAGACAGCTTTTAAAGGTTCCTGAGCACTATAAAGTGCTCTTTCTGCACGGCAGTGCTTCCCATCAGTTTGCCATGGTGCCGATGAATTTTTTAGCTCCTAATGACAGCGCCAACTATCTTGAGCAGGCGCATTGGTCTAAGAAGGCAATTAAGGAAGCGCAAGCTTTTGGCACAATTCATGTTCAAACAGCTTTTGAACAAACCGACGCTGGACTTGGGATAGTGTCTGAAAGTAATTGGCAACTTGATGACTCGGCTAAGTATTTGCACTTTACTTCTAACGAAACCATTGTTGGAGTGCAATTTTCCCAAGAGCCGCAACAATTTCGAGGGAAATTGGTTTGTGATATGTGTTCGGACATATTGTCACGACCGATTGATATCGAGCAATACGCTTTAATTTATGCCGGTGCACAAAAAAATATTGGCCCTTCGGGTATGACCTTAGTTATTGTCCGTGAAGACTTGTTTGAACAAATGCAAACGCAACGAGTACCAAGCTTGTATCAGTACCCGCTGATGGCCAAACATGGCTCTTTGTATAATACGCCGCCGAGCTTTGGGATCTATTTGGCCGGGTTAGTATTCCAATGGTTATTGGAGCAGGGCGGAGTTGAAGCGATGGAAAAACGCAATCAGCAAAAGGCGCAGATGCTTTACGACTTTATCGATAGCTCCGACTTTTATCATTCACCTGTGGCTGCTGATAGCCGTTCGCTGATGAACGTTGCTTTTACTTTGCGGCAACCAGAATTGGATCCGATGTTTTTAGAGCAAGCAAAAGCTGCGGGTTTGACAGCCTTAAAAGGCCATCGTGATTTTGGTGGGATGCGCGCCAGCCTTTACAATGCGATGCCGATAGAAGGGGTGAAAAAACTGATTGATTTCATGAAGGGCTTTGAAGCGAATCTTTGA
- a CDS encoding amidohydrolase family protein, protein MVDTMPQNPSPLSNFISPQKAELRIDAKQLMAPAANSAAFQWLDYHSLIIDQGLVIDVIPTAQAHKQYQTKQHYKLSQQLLMPGLSNHYCSLGASLFQHLGLELPTQLRWQNYLMPAEQKFVSEELIEVATEYSIAQSLFAATTNFSTHYFFPQVTAKIAKKHKLNCKIGICINPSFSLPNLSSEQQLASGLQLIDDYKHQQHIEFGFSIPNLNTVSNDFLNKLASVSNELALSIDVSFNRLTTTSTDHSKQRPIQRLANFGLLSPDLNIHNPVRLQRQELKTMAESGSTLIVSPSAACLAADGYPPLSEFVTLGGSFVIGSDNLASHNLNMLKELNSLALTSKLIANSATATNADQVLAAALKPTLQAPIVSSQTLGFSKGSEATICAVNLDTAMNLDGKAQTEQTIAHDPSQQIVYTGGQHNISHLWHKGETKIVDARLCSSEIQEQQKSVNQWLNTINQRKY, encoded by the coding sequence ATGGTCGACACTATGCCGCAAAATCCATCACCACTGAGCAATTTCATTAGCCCTCAAAAGGCTGAACTACGGATTGATGCTAAACAGCTGATGGCGCCAGCGGCAAACTCAGCCGCCTTTCAGTGGCTTGACTATCACAGTTTAATTATCGACCAAGGCTTGGTTATTGACGTAATTCCTACCGCTCAAGCCCACAAACAGTACCAAACCAAACAACACTATAAGCTTAGCCAACAACTACTTATGCCCGGACTGAGTAACCATTACTGTTCATTGGGCGCAAGTTTATTCCAACACTTAGGGCTCGAACTACCAACTCAGCTCCGTTGGCAAAATTACCTCATGCCAGCAGAGCAAAAATTTGTTAGTGAAGAACTGATCGAGGTTGCCACTGAATATTCCATTGCTCAATCGTTATTCGCCGCCACTACGAACTTTTCAACTCACTATTTTTTTCCGCAGGTAACTGCAAAAATCGCTAAAAAACATAAGCTCAATTGTAAAATTGGGATCTGCATTAACCCTAGCTTTAGCCTGCCCAATTTAAGCTCAGAGCAACAACTGGCTAGCGGCCTACAATTAATAGACGACTACAAACATCAACAGCATATCGAGTTTGGCTTCTCCATTCCGAACCTTAATACGGTTAGTAATGATTTTCTCAACAAGCTCGCTTCGGTTAGCAACGAACTTGCGCTCTCGATTGATGTTTCATTTAACCGTTTAACAACGACCAGTACTGATCACTCCAAGCAGCGGCCTATTCAGCGTTTAGCCAATTTTGGTTTGTTGTCCCCAGACTTAAATATTCACAATCCAGTTCGCTTGCAGCGGCAAGAGTTAAAAACTATGGCTGAGAGTGGCTCCACACTTATTGTCAGTCCCTCCGCAGCTTGCCTAGCAGCCGACGGTTACCCGCCGCTTTCAGAATTTGTTACTTTAGGTGGTAGTTTTGTTATCGGCAGCGATAATCTAGCGAGTCATAACTTGAATATGCTTAAGGAGCTCAACAGCCTTGCCTTAACCAGCAAGCTAATTGCCAATTCAGCAACCGCGACCAATGCCGACCAAGTGCTTGCTGCCGCTTTGAAGCCCACCTTGCAGGCGCCCATTGTGAGTAGCCAGACTCTTGGCTTTAGCAAAGGTAGTGAAGCGACTATTTGCGCGGTTAACCTAGACACTGCTATGAATTTAGATGGCAAGGCTCAAACAGAACAAACTATTGCTCATGATCCTAGTCAACAAATAGTTTATACTGGCGGCCAGCACAATATCAGCCACCTTTGGCACAAGGGTGAAACAAAAATAGTGGACGCTAGACTCTGTAGTAGCGAAATACAGGAGCAGCAAAAATCCGTCAATCAATGGCTTAATACCATCAATCAACGAAAGTATTAA